A section of the Melopsittacus undulatus isolate bMelUnd1 chromosome 3, bMelUnd1.mat.Z, whole genome shotgun sequence genome encodes:
- the TRMT6 gene encoding tRNA (adenine(58)-N(1))-methyltransferase non-catalytic subunit TRM6 isoform X2: protein MYYAREPGKINHLRYDTLAQMLTLGNIRAGNKMIVMETCAGLVLGAVMERMGGYGSIIQMYPGGGPVRAATSCFGFPKVFFDNLHEFPLSKVDSLLSGTFSTETLPSEPEDNVLAEEESNGLTDEKQTSLQETEEESTTEAAMEINRTEEQETMDINAEGVEHKENKEKENKENVREKQRKQWERRKKLLETAALLREKNADGLIVASKFHPTPLLLALLEFVAPSRPFVVYCQYKEPLLECYTKLRERGGVVNLKLSETWLRSYQVLPDRSHPKLTMSGGGGYLLSGITVVLDKGKSDSSNLEALKMEEPSSKRCKVQDLHC, encoded by the exons ATGTATTATGCAAGGGAACCTGGAAAAATTAa CCACCTGCGGTATGACACCCTGGCTCAGATGTTGACTTTAGGAAACATCCGTGCTGGCAACAAGATGATTGTAATGGAAACATGTGCAGGCCTTGTGCTGGGTGCAGTGATGGAGCGAATGGGAG GCTATGGATCCATTATTCAAATGTATCCAGGAGGGGGACCTGTTAGAGCTGCTACCAGTTGTTTTGGATTTCCAAAAGTCTTTTTTGATAACCTTCATGAATTCCCTCTCAGCAAAGTGGATAGTCTGCTCTCTGGGACATTTTCTACAGAGACTCTGCCTTCAGAACCCGAAGATAATGTGCtagcagaagaagaaagcaatggTTTGACTGATGAGAAGCAGACTTCCCtacaggaaacagaagaggaatCTACTACTGAAGCAGCTATGGAGATCAACCGAACAGAAGAGCAAGAAACAATGGACATTAATGCTGAAGGTGTAGAACataaagagaacaaagaaaaagaaaataaggaaaat GTTcgggaaaagcaaagaaaacagtgggagagaaggaaaaagctgttAGAAACTGCTGCTTTGTTGAGAGAGAAGAATGCTGATGG CTTAATTGTAGCCAGCAAGTTTCATCCCACTCCTTTACTGCTTGCTTTACTGGAATTTGTTGCTCCTTCAAGGCCTTTTGTTGTCTACTGCCAGTATAAAGAG cCATTATTAGAATGTTACACAAAGCTGAGGGAAAGAGGTGGTGTTGTTAACCTAAAGCTGTCTGAAACCTGGCTACGGAGCTACCAG gtCTTACCAGATCGAAGCCATCCAAAACTGACAATGAGTGGAGGTGGAGGGTACCTTCTGTCTGGTATAACTGTTGTCTTGGATAAGGGCAAATCTGATTCCAGTAACTTAGAAGCACTGAAGATGGAAGAGCCATCATCTAAAAGATGCAAAGTTCAAGACCTCCATTGTTAA
- the TRMT6 gene encoding tRNA (adenine(58)-N(1))-methyltransferase non-catalytic subunit TRM6 isoform X1 — protein MEDRQSLVSRIREGDCAVLKRDDVFKAVPVLRRRKIIFEKQWFYLDNAIGHVYGTTFEVTGGGNLQPKQEAEETNKETKEAGTDNRNIVDDGKSQKLTHDDIKALKDKGIKGQEIVQQLIENSTTFRDKTEFAQDKYIKKKKKKYEALITIVKPSTRILSTMYYAREPGKINHLRYDTLAQMLTLGNIRAGNKMIVMETCAGLVLGAVMERMGGYGSIIQMYPGGGPVRAATSCFGFPKVFFDNLHEFPLSKVDSLLSGTFSTETLPSEPEDNVLAEEESNGLTDEKQTSLQETEEESTTEAAMEINRTEEQETMDINAEGVEHKENKEKENKENVREKQRKQWERRKKLLETAALLREKNADGLIVASKFHPTPLLLALLEFVAPSRPFVVYCQYKEPLLECYTKLRERGGVVNLKLSETWLRSYQVLPDRSHPKLTMSGGGGYLLSGITVVLDKGKSDSSNLEALKMEEPSSKRCKVQDLHC, from the exons ATGGAGGACCGGCAGAGTTTGGTTTCGCGTATTCGTGAGGGGGATTGCGCTGTCCTGAAGCGGGATGATGTCTTCAAAGCGGTACCTGTGCTGCGGCGGAG aaaaattatttttgagaaGCAGTGGTTCTACCTGGATAATGCCATTGGTCATGTTTATGGAACTACATTCGAAGTAACTGGTGGTGGAAACCTTCAGCCAAAGCAAGAGGCGGAAGAGACTAACAAAG aaacaaaagaagcagGTACTGATAATCGTAACATAGTTGACGATGGAAAGTCTCAAAAACTGACTCATGATGACATAAAGGCTTTGAAGGACAAGGGTATTAAAGGACAG GAAATAGTTCAACAGTTAATAGAGAACAGTACAACGTTCAGAGACAAAACAGAATTTGCTCAAGATAAATAcataaagaagaagaaaaaaaa ATATGAGGCACTTATTACAATTGTGAAACCATCCACTCGCATTCTTTCAACTATGTATTATGCAAGGGAACCTGGAAAAATTAa CCACCTGCGGTATGACACCCTGGCTCAGATGTTGACTTTAGGAAACATCCGTGCTGGCAACAAGATGATTGTAATGGAAACATGTGCAGGCCTTGTGCTGGGTGCAGTGATGGAGCGAATGGGAG GCTATGGATCCATTATTCAAATGTATCCAGGAGGGGGACCTGTTAGAGCTGCTACCAGTTGTTTTGGATTTCCAAAAGTCTTTTTTGATAACCTTCATGAATTCCCTCTCAGCAAAGTGGATAGTCTGCTCTCTGGGACATTTTCTACAGAGACTCTGCCTTCAGAACCCGAAGATAATGTGCtagcagaagaagaaagcaatggTTTGACTGATGAGAAGCAGACTTCCCtacaggaaacagaagaggaatCTACTACTGAAGCAGCTATGGAGATCAACCGAACAGAAGAGCAAGAAACAATGGACATTAATGCTGAAGGTGTAGAACataaagagaacaaagaaaaagaaaataaggaaaat GTTcgggaaaagcaaagaaaacagtgggagagaaggaaaaagctgttAGAAACTGCTGCTTTGTTGAGAGAGAAGAATGCTGATGG CTTAATTGTAGCCAGCAAGTTTCATCCCACTCCTTTACTGCTTGCTTTACTGGAATTTGTTGCTCCTTCAAGGCCTTTTGTTGTCTACTGCCAGTATAAAGAG cCATTATTAGAATGTTACACAAAGCTGAGGGAAAGAGGTGGTGTTGTTAACCTAAAGCTGTCTGAAACCTGGCTACGGAGCTACCAG gtCTTACCAGATCGAAGCCATCCAAAACTGACAATGAGTGGAGGTGGAGGGTACCTTCTGTCTGGTATAACTGTTGTCTTGGATAAGGGCAAATCTGATTCCAGTAACTTAGAAGCACTGAAGATGGAAGAGCCATCATCTAAAAGATGCAAAGTTCAAGACCTCCATTGTTAA